A genomic window from Luteolibacter flavescens includes:
- a CDS encoding non-ribosomal peptide synthetase, giving the protein MSDPTHDPATQAPEAADVLAFPASVAQQRFWYLELLQPGVTAFNVPMRFRLEGPLDAILLEKALRTIVERHESLRTHFEEDGGELLQVVAPEADFIFPIHDVSHLPEGERQVEADRLGSIEAQRPFHLATGPVFRAELVKLSDTSHILHVSVHHAMFDGSSMTVLTEELAQIYQAYRDGKECPLEPPAIQYGDYSVWQKDFLEGPEIARQLTYWKERLADMSELDLPTDRPRPAAKTWNGELISTLLPRELTQRLQAIASRNGATLFHLQLAAYKVLLHRYTGMTDIAVGSPITGRTRAEMERLIGVFINSLVLRSDLSGDPTFESLVRQVRDTALSAVENQDLPFECLVRELKPNRDPSRNPIFQVNFTHQRSFAKAGKFGGVELIPIPSRSAGAIFDLHFFIVERAEGWRLSCDFSTDLYDHATAWRMLGHYRQLLEGIAENPQKNLSELEILTSEEKATILGEWSRNPITGSAEFIPPGSASDSTGGMNSALPVTTIPAWFLETAEKHPSRTALVFGDQTITYSRLHAEATTLAARLINSGVKPGDLVALCSKPSPEMITGLLGILLAGGAYVPIDPDYPAQRFSMLLEDSGARVGLATPGLAFSYGDWNGTLLEIPKLGSAEATTLPPVKLSPEHPAYLLFTSGSTGKPKGVLVPHRGVTRLVRDNGFMPITSDDVFLLAAPLSFDASILEIWGPLLNGGTLVIPSRGAGLDEIATAVREKGVTTLWLTAGLFQVMIEEHVDSLKGLRYLLAGGDVLSVSHVRQAMAALPGTTLINGYGPTENTTFTTCHAIRDEDCERLSIPIGRPIGGTTAYILDDLGRPVPAGVHGELFTGGTGLALGYHGDPALTAEKFISHPQFGRLYRTGDLCRWLADGTIEFIGRRDHQVKIRGFRIELGEIETALASHPEVRQAKVAVRGESAETKRILAWASLEQGSLLDPVKLDAWLSARLPAFLRPDSVTILDTFPVTANGKIDLAALPDPARASAVQRQFIPPQGETEQRLAVIWSELLDTPQVGREDDFFALGGHSLMALRLFSRISREFGISLPLAALLSHPTIARLSVLLAPEAAATSANPAKSGKKGHLVTLSDRGNPPPLFCIHGGDGGVIFYRGIAERMAGDFPIHAIEALSLSSSTPIEESSVEETAAAYVQELLAVHATGPFRLAGYSFGGVVAHEMACQLVDQGHTVEFLGLFDTHNPTAPNKRYSLPGRFGAFWQQQEDLPLPAKLERLRARIAEGISVHRQVKKEVGEAMHMGPAEAHSDLRRVQVREENWRAMQAYKPRPYPGPITLFKAMTPSDKVQWPADYGWSAMALGGLRIVPVPGRHLTLFTEENIGPLAKALEEAIHSAEAT; this is encoded by the coding sequence ATGAGCGACCCAACCCACGACCCGGCGACCCAAGCGCCCGAGGCCGCGGACGTGCTGGCCTTCCCCGCTTCGGTGGCCCAGCAGAGATTCTGGTATCTGGAGCTTCTCCAGCCGGGAGTGACGGCATTCAATGTCCCGATGCGCTTCCGGTTGGAAGGCCCGCTCGACGCGATTCTGTTAGAGAAAGCATTGCGAACGATCGTCGAGCGTCACGAGTCGCTGCGGACGCACTTTGAGGAGGATGGCGGGGAGCTGTTGCAGGTCGTGGCACCCGAGGCCGACTTCATCTTCCCCATCCACGACGTCTCCCATCTGCCGGAAGGCGAGCGACAGGTGGAGGCGGACCGGCTTGGAAGCATCGAGGCGCAGCGCCCGTTCCATCTCGCAACCGGCCCGGTCTTCCGTGCGGAACTGGTGAAGCTTTCCGACACCTCGCATATCCTGCACGTCTCGGTCCATCATGCGATGTTCGACGGCTCGTCGATGACGGTGCTGACCGAGGAACTGGCGCAGATCTACCAGGCCTATCGCGACGGAAAAGAGTGCCCGCTGGAGCCACCGGCGATCCAGTACGGCGACTACAGCGTCTGGCAAAAGGACTTCCTCGAAGGCCCCGAGATCGCCAGGCAGCTCACCTATTGGAAAGAGCGGCTGGCCGACATGTCAGAGCTCGACCTCCCCACCGACCGGCCGCGTCCTGCGGCGAAGACTTGGAATGGCGAGCTGATCTCCACCCTGCTGCCGCGCGAGCTGACGCAGCGCCTGCAGGCGATCGCCTCGCGGAATGGCGCGACCCTCTTCCATCTGCAGCTCGCGGCCTACAAGGTCCTGCTCCACCGCTATACCGGCATGACGGACATCGCCGTGGGCTCGCCCATCACCGGCCGCACCCGTGCCGAAATGGAACGGCTCATCGGCGTCTTCATCAATTCACTCGTGCTGCGCAGCGATCTCTCCGGAGATCCCACCTTTGAAAGCCTCGTTCGCCAGGTGCGCGACACCGCGCTCTCCGCCGTGGAGAATCAGGATCTCCCTTTCGAATGCTTGGTTCGCGAGCTGAAGCCGAATCGCGATCCGAGCCGCAATCCGATCTTCCAGGTGAACTTCACGCACCAGCGCTCGTTCGCGAAGGCGGGCAAGTTCGGCGGTGTGGAGCTGATCCCGATCCCATCCCGCTCGGCCGGTGCGATCTTCGACCTGCATTTCTTCATCGTGGAGCGCGCGGAAGGGTGGCGGCTCTCGTGCGACTTCAGCACGGACCTCTACGATCACGCGACGGCGTGGCGCATGCTCGGCCACTACCGGCAATTGCTGGAAGGCATTGCGGAGAATCCCCAAAAGAACCTCTCGGAGCTGGAAATCCTAACAAGTGAGGAGAAGGCGACGATCCTCGGCGAGTGGTCGCGAAATCCCATCACCGGGAGCGCGGAATTCATTCCGCCCGGATCAGCATCGGATTCCACGGGCGGAATGAATTCCGCCCTCCCAGTCACTACCATTCCAGCGTGGTTTCTCGAGACTGCCGAGAAGCATCCCTCACGCACCGCCCTCGTCTTCGGAGATCAGACAATCACCTACTCGCGGCTCCATGCCGAGGCGACCACGTTGGCGGCACGCCTGATCAATTCAGGCGTGAAGCCCGGCGATCTCGTGGCGCTTTGCTCGAAGCCTTCGCCGGAGATGATCACCGGCTTGCTCGGCATCCTGCTCGCCGGTGGCGCTTACGTTCCGATCGATCCGGATTATCCGGCACAGCGCTTCTCGATGCTGCTGGAGGATTCCGGTGCGCGTGTGGGACTCGCCACGCCGGGCCTCGCGTTTTCCTACGGCGACTGGAACGGCACGCTGCTGGAGATTCCGAAGCTCGGGAGCGCCGAAGCCACCACGCTTCCGCCCGTCAAACTCTCGCCGGAGCACCCCGCCTACCTGCTTTTCACTTCCGGTTCCACGGGCAAGCCGAAGGGCGTGCTGGTCCCGCATCGCGGCGTGACCCGCCTCGTTCGCGACAATGGCTTCATGCCGATCACGAGCGACGATGTCTTCCTCCTCGCCGCTCCGCTTTCCTTCGACGCCTCGATCCTCGAAATCTGGGGACCGTTGCTCAACGGCGGCACCCTCGTCATTCCCTCACGGGGCGCGGGCCTTGATGAAATCGCCACCGCCGTGCGTGAGAAAGGCGTGACCACGCTGTGGCTCACCGCGGGCTTGTTCCAGGTGATGATCGAGGAGCACGTGGACTCTTTGAAAGGCCTCCGCTATCTGCTGGCGGGCGGCGATGTCCTCTCGGTCTCGCACGTGCGCCAGGCGATGGCAGCGCTGCCCGGCACCACGCTCATCAATGGCTACGGGCCGACGGAGAACACGACCTTCACGACCTGCCATGCGATCCGAGACGAAGACTGCGAGCGCCTTTCGATCCCGATCGGCCGGCCCATCGGTGGCACCACTGCCTACATCCTCGATGACCTCGGCCGCCCGGTGCCTGCCGGAGTCCATGGCGAGCTCTTCACCGGCGGCACGGGCCTCGCGCTCGGCTATCATGGCGACCCGGCTTTGACGGCGGAGAAATTCATCTCGCATCCGCAGTTCGGACGGCTCTACCGCACCGGCGACCTTTGTCGCTGGCTTGCGGACGGCACCATCGAGTTCATCGGTCGCCGGGACCACCAGGTGAAGATCCGCGGCTTCCGGATCGAGCTCGGCGAAATCGAAACCGCGCTCGCCTCCCACCCCGAGGTGCGCCAGGCGAAGGTGGCGGTGCGCGGCGAATCCGCCGAGACCAAGCGCATCCTCGCATGGGCCTCGCTCGAGCAGGGCAGCCTGCTCGACCCGGTGAAGCTGGACGCCTGGCTCTCGGCAAGGCTCCCCGCCTTCCTTCGACCGGACAGCGTTACGATCCTCGACACCTTTCCGGTCACCGCAAATGGCAAGATCGACCTCGCCGCCCTGCCCGATCCCGCGAGGGCAAGCGCCGTGCAACGCCAGTTCATCCCGCCGCAGGGCGAGACCGAGCAGCGGCTCGCCGTCATCTGGAGCGAGCTGTTAGACACGCCGCAGGTCGGTCGCGAGGACGACTTTTTCGCGCTCGGCGGACATTCGCTGATGGCGCTGCGCCTCTTCTCGCGGATCTCACGCGAATTTGGCATCAGCCTGCCGCTGGCCGCGTTGCTCAGCCATCCCACCATCGCGCGTTTGTCGGTCCTGCTCGCACCCGAGGCGGCGGCCACCTCCGCCAATCCCGCGAAGTCCGGCAAGAAAGGCCACCTCGTCACCCTCTCCGACCGGGGAAATCCTCCGCCGCTCTTCTGCATCCATGGAGGCGATGGTGGCGTGATCTTCTACCGCGGCATCGCGGAGAGGATGGCGGGAGACTTCCCCATCCACGCCATCGAGGCGCTCTCGCTCAGCAGCAGCACGCCGATCGAGGAGTCAAGCGTGGAGGAAACCGCGGCGGCCTACGTGCAGGAATTGCTCGCGGTCCATGCGACCGGGCCTTTCCGGCTCGCCGGTTACTCCTTTGGCGGAGTGGTAGCCCATGAGATGGCCTGTCAACTTGTTGACCAGGGCCACACGGTGGAATTCCTCGGGCTCTTCGACACCCACAATCCCACCGCCCCCAACAAGCGCTACTCCCTGCCCGGCAGGTTCGGTGCCTTCTGGCAGCAGCAGGAAGACCTGCCCTTGCCTGCAAAACTGGAGCGCCTGCGGGCACGCATTGCTGAAGGCATATCCGTCCACCGCCAGGTGAAAAAGGAAGTCGGCGAAGCCATGCACATGGGACCCGCCGAGGCCCACAGCGACCTCCGCCGCGTGCAGGTCCGCGAGGAAAACTGGCGCGCGATGCAGGCCTACAAGCCGCGCCCCTACCCCGGGCCGATCACGCTTTTCAAGGCGATGACCCCGAGCGACAAGGTCCAGTGGCCTGCCGACTACGGCTGGAGTGCCATGGCGCTGGGAGGGCTCCGCATCGTCCCGGTCCCCGGCCGGCACCTCACCCTTTTCACCGAGGAAAACATCGGCCCGCTGGCGAAGGCCCTCGAGGAGGCCATCCATTCAGCCGAGGCCACCTGA
- a CDS encoding PP2C family protein-serine/threonine phosphatase, protein MEHLLLYSLLALILSGLAVALVRKRRELTSKRAELSAFEGEEHRMFAFLHDLGAAIDSNTTMTGLSRLIVDGVDRVVAARGGALYLLDDSRTRLQPKYLSAECPPLISIPQDVRERAAKDPRALESYLRLTQVASDEGMLGAIHSSGEAQFVPEVKAHPGFRDGAIHFGPDTMALIAPLRHGGKDLGILAVSRIREDGAFTANDFAVFRSVAEQSAFAIGSALVHREASEKRQMEGELRNAREVQRVLLPQGDPVVPGYRISGTNQPARIISGDYYDHFDLGDGRHGVVIADVSGKGVAAGLLMAMCRSVLRSVAAVHENPAEALALVNRQLFPDIREDMFISLFYAVIEGDGGTMRVVRAGHDPALIYRAADKSVTLLKPPGLALGIDDGDVFERVTKVHEIHLAPGDCLLFHTDGVKEAVDAAGEEFGMDRLRDAFREGAARGAEASIRAVERELSRFAAGAPQMDDVTLVAIEKR, encoded by the coding sequence ATGGAACACCTCCTCCTCTATTCCTTGCTGGCCCTGATCCTCTCCGGATTGGCGGTCGCTCTGGTGCGGAAGAGACGGGAGCTGACCTCCAAGCGCGCGGAACTCTCCGCCTTCGAGGGCGAGGAGCACCGGATGTTCGCCTTCCTCCACGATCTGGGGGCTGCGATCGACAGCAATACCACCATGACCGGGCTTTCCCGGCTGATCGTGGATGGCGTGGACCGGGTCGTCGCCGCGCGCGGCGGTGCGCTCTACCTGCTGGATGACTCGCGCACGCGGCTGCAGCCGAAATATCTCTCCGCCGAGTGCCCGCCGCTGATTTCCATCCCGCAGGACGTCCGGGAGCGGGCGGCGAAAGATCCTCGCGCGCTGGAAAGCTATCTCCGCCTCACGCAGGTGGCGTCGGACGAAGGGATGCTGGGCGCGATCCATTCTTCGGGCGAGGCGCAGTTTGTCCCCGAGGTGAAGGCCCATCCGGGTTTCCGGGACGGGGCGATCCACTTCGGGCCCGACACGATGGCCCTCATCGCGCCGCTGAGGCATGGAGGGAAGGACCTGGGAATTCTCGCTGTCAGTCGCATCCGCGAGGATGGCGCATTCACGGCCAATGACTTCGCCGTCTTCCGCAGCGTGGCCGAGCAATCTGCCTTCGCCATCGGCAGCGCGCTGGTCCATCGCGAGGCCAGCGAGAAACGCCAAATGGAGGGCGAGCTGAGGAATGCCCGCGAGGTCCAGCGCGTGTTGCTGCCGCAGGGTGACCCGGTGGTGCCCGGCTACCGCATCAGCGGGACGAACCAGCCCGCCCGCATCATCAGCGGCGACTACTACGACCACTTCGACCTCGGCGATGGCCGCCACGGCGTGGTCATTGCGGACGTGTCGGGCAAGGGCGTGGCCGCCGGCCTGCTGATGGCGATGTGCCGCAGCGTGCTCCGCTCGGTCGCCGCTGTGCATGAAAATCCAGCCGAGGCGCTGGCCTTGGTGAACCGCCAGCTTTTCCCGGACATCCGCGAGGACATGTTCATCAGCCTTTTTTACGCCGTCATCGAGGGCGATGGTGGCACGATGAGGGTGGTCCGCGCGGGCCATGATCCGGCCCTGATCTACCGGGCGGCGGATAAGTCCGTCACCTTGCTGAAGCCGCCGGGCCTTGCCCTCGGGATCGACGATGGCGATGTCTTCGAGCGGGTCACGAAGGTCCACGAGATCCACCTCGCCCCGGGCGATTGCCTGCTTTTCCACACCGACGGCGTGAAGGAAGCCGTTGATGCAGCGGGCGAGGAATTCGGCATGGATCGCCTGCGCGACGCCTTCCGCGAGGGAGCGGCGCGCGGCGCGGAGGCATCGATCCGTGCCGTGGAGCGGGAGCTGTCCCGGTTTGCCGCCGGTGCTCCCCAGATGGATGACGTGACGCTCGTGGCGATCGAGAAGCGCTGA
- a CDS encoding STAS domain-containing protein, which translates to MSSENAILVGVFDGFTWIRCEGKGSFVISPVMKECAESRIAEGERCIVIDLGGCTGMDSTFMGQLASFAARLSKLGAKGGVQIAGAGERNRSSLEDLGLDCLLEIDPPVAVWRGKADEIRAELEPYKPGHSPTMKERAKHILEAHQTLASTSEENARKFAGVVGILEQEVAENERKAD; encoded by the coding sequence GTGAGTTCTGAAAACGCCATTCTGGTCGGAGTATTCGACGGCTTCACTTGGATTCGCTGCGAGGGAAAAGGCTCCTTCGTCATCAGTCCGGTGATGAAGGAATGTGCCGAGTCGCGAATCGCTGAGGGCGAGCGATGTATCGTCATTGATCTGGGTGGCTGCACCGGCATGGACTCCACGTTCATGGGGCAGCTCGCCAGTTTTGCCGCCCGGCTCTCGAAGCTGGGGGCGAAGGGCGGGGTCCAGATCGCCGGGGCGGGGGAGCGGAACCGCAGCTCCTTGGAAGACCTCGGACTCGATTGCCTGCTTGAGATCGACCCTCCGGTGGCCGTCTGGCGCGGCAAGGCCGACGAGATCCGGGCGGAACTGGAGCCCTACAAGCCCGGGCACTCTCCGACGATGAAGGAGCGTGCGAAGCACATTTTGGAAGCTCATCAGACGCTGGCGTCCACCAGCGAGGAAAACGCGCGAAAATTTGCAGGCGTGGTCGGCATCCTCGAGCAAGAGGTCGCCGAGAATGAACGGAAAGCCGACTGA
- a CDS encoding Fur family transcriptional regulator, translated as MEQAILDRLDAFIRKKGLRKTPQRDAIVRTAFANDEHFTSEELFDRSRKANAGVSRATVYRTISLLVEAGLLHEIDLGGDLKTYDPNFVDKPSHNHLVCIDCGKVLEFEDSHLELLNDCLTRRMGFRPKRQTIKIEACCEQLRKKGVCPNLITARVTGKRLPTRKR; from the coding sequence GTGGAACAGGCCATCCTCGACCGGCTCGACGCCTTCATCCGGAAAAAAGGGCTGCGGAAGACCCCGCAGCGCGACGCGATCGTGCGCACCGCTTTCGCCAATGATGAGCATTTCACCTCCGAGGAGTTGTTTGATCGCTCGCGCAAGGCCAATGCGGGCGTCTCCCGGGCCACGGTCTACCGGACCATCTCCCTGCTGGTGGAGGCCGGCCTGCTGCACGAGATCGACCTCGGCGGCGACCTGAAGACCTACGACCCAAATTTCGTCGACAAGCCGAGCCACAACCACCTCGTCTGCATCGACTGCGGGAAGGTGCTGGAATTCGAGGACTCCCACCTGGAGCTGCTGAACGACTGCCTGACCCGCCGCATGGGCTTCCGGCCAAAGCGCCAGACCATCAAGATCGAGGCCTGCTGCGAGCAGCTGCGCAAAAAGGGGGTCTGCCCGAACCTGATCACCGCACGGGTGACCGGCAAGCGACTGCCGACTCGGAAGCGCTGA
- the argH gene encoding argininosuccinate lyase gives MWKGRFAQDTSSLVQQFGESISYDWRLFPHDIAGSIAHARAQLKAGLLTADEFGAIEKGLLEIKADIEAGTFEFKTSLEDIHMNIEAELTKRIGAAGAKLHTARSRNDQVATDTRLYCRTEIDFLVESLSGLQAALLDRAEKYAATVIPGYTHLQRGQPVTVGHHLLAYVEMLERDKGRLTDARKRLNVSPLGSGALAGSTINLDRRAIAAELGFDGVSTNSMDAIADRDYIAETLFATGLCGVHLSRLSEDLILWCTAEFGFVTFSDAHTTGSSLMPQKKNPDVCELTRGKSGRLIGNLMNLLVAVKGLPLTYNRDLQEDKPPLFDSIDTLKLILAVNTEMIAAMEIREERCLAAASDPMLLATDLADWLVKQGVPFRHAHELVGKAVAESVKTGVPLDKLDLTQIDSAYTADASSVFNLQRALAARTNPGSPSVENVRAEIARWK, from the coding sequence ATGTGGAAAGGTCGTTTTGCCCAGGATACCTCCTCGCTTGTCCAACAATTCGGTGAGTCGATCAGCTATGACTGGCGGCTTTTCCCTCACGATATCGCCGGGTCCATCGCCCACGCGCGCGCCCAACTGAAGGCCGGGCTGCTGACCGCCGATGAATTCGGCGCGATCGAGAAGGGCCTGCTGGAGATCAAGGCCGACATCGAAGCCGGGACCTTCGAGTTCAAGACCTCGCTCGAGGACATCCACATGAACATCGAGGCGGAGTTGACCAAGCGCATCGGTGCTGCCGGCGCGAAGCTCCACACCGCCCGCTCCCGCAATGACCAGGTCGCCACCGACACGCGCCTGTATTGCCGCACGGAGATCGATTTCCTCGTGGAGTCCCTTTCCGGCCTGCAGGCCGCGCTGCTCGACCGCGCGGAGAAGTATGCCGCCACCGTGATCCCCGGCTACACCCACCTCCAGCGTGGCCAGCCCGTCACCGTCGGCCATCACCTCCTCGCCTACGTGGAAATGCTGGAGCGCGACAAGGGCCGCCTGACCGACGCCCGCAAGCGCCTCAATGTCTCCCCGCTCGGCTCCGGTGCCCTGGCAGGCTCGACCATCAACCTTGACCGCCGCGCCATCGCCGCGGAACTCGGCTTCGACGGCGTGAGCACGAACTCGATGGATGCCATTGCGGACCGCGACTACATCGCCGAGACCCTCTTTGCCACCGGCCTCTGCGGCGTCCACCTCTCGCGCCTCAGCGAGGACCTCATCCTCTGGTGCACCGCGGAATTCGGCTTCGTCACCTTCTCCGATGCCCACACCACGGGCTCCTCGCTGATGCCGCAGAAGAAGAACCCGGACGTCTGCGAGCTGACCCGCGGCAAGAGCGGTCGCCTCATCGGCAACCTCATGAACCTGCTCGTCGCCGTGAAGGGCCTGCCCCTCACCTACAACCGCGATCTTCAGGAAGACAAGCCGCCGCTCTTCGACTCCATCGACACCCTCAAGCTGATCCTCGCGGTGAATACCGAGATGATCGCCGCCATGGAGATCCGCGAGGAGCGCTGCCTCGCCGCGGCGAGCGATCCGATGCTGCTCGCCACCGATCTCGCCGACTGGCTGGTGAAGCAGGGCGTGCCCTTCCGCCACGCGCACGAACTCGTCGGCAAGGCCGTCGCCGAATCCGTGAAGACCGGCGTGCCGCTCGACAAGCTGGACCTCACGCAGATCGACTCCGCCTACACCGCGGACGCCAGCAGCGTCTTCAATCTCCAGCGTGCCCTCGCTGCCCGCACGAATCCCGGCTCGCCGTCCGTGGAGAACGTGCGGGCCGAGATTGCGCGATGGAAGTGA